The segment GATCATTGGGTCTTTATTCGACATTCGTCATTTCCAGCCGCTTACGGGTTGTCCGCTTCGGCGTCGCTTTCGTCGAAGTGGGCTTCCGGGGCGTGCGAGCCGCGGGGAATGCGGACCTCGTCGACCAACTGCTGGATTTCTTCCGGCGGGGCCGGGGTCAGGCGGCTGACGACCAGCGTCACGATAAAGTTGAGTGCACAGCCGACCGCTCCGATCGACTCGGGAGAAATGCCCCCCTCAGTCCAACCGGCGAACATCGGCGTAATCAGCGGCTCGCTGAAGAGGAACGGCAGGATGACGTTCGCTTTGCAGGCCAGGATGTAGCCGCCGGTGAACAAGATCCCGACCACCATGCCGCAGATCGCTCCTTCGCGATTGGTGCGACGATCGAAGATCCCCAGGAAGACGATCGGGAAGAAGCTGGCCGCCGCCAGACCGAAGGCGAACGCCACCACTTCGCCGATAAAGCCTGGCTTGATGATCCCGAAATAACCGGCGACCACGATCGCCAACAAGATCATGATGCGAGCGACCGTCAGGCGCTTCGCTTCCGAGGCGTGCGGATCGACGAAGTGGATGTAAAGGTCATGCGCGATCGAGCTTGAGATGACCAGCAGCAAACCGGCGGCAGTGCTGAGAGCCGCGGCTAGGCCGCCGGTGGCGACGATCGCCACGATCCAGGCGGGCAAGCCGGCCACTTCCGGGGTGGCCAGAACCAGGATGTCTTTGTCGATAGTCGCTTCGGCGTATTTATCTCCATCCTTTTTGAGCGAGATGACGCCGTCTCCATCCTTGTCGTCAAACTCGATCAGGTGGGTCACTTGCCAGGTGTTGATCCAGTGGATCGGCTTTTCGGTTCCATCCTCGCCGACCGAGGCCAGGTGATAAATCTTCTGGCCGGTTTTTTCGCCGTCGTCGTTTTCCGCTTCGTCGATGTTGACCACCTTGGCGCCGTTCAGCGTGCTCAGCAGGTTGTACCGAGCGAACAGGGCCATCGTCGGCGCCGCCGTGTAGAGCAACGCAATAAACAACAACGCCCAGCCCGCGCTATAGCGAGCGGCCCGGACGTTGGCGACGGTGTAAAAGCGGACGATCACGTGCGGCAGGCCGGCGGTGCCGGCCATCAGGGCGAACATCGTCAAAAAGACGTTCAGCTGCGAGCGGTTGGTAAACGGCTCGGTATAGGCCTTAAAACCAAGCTCCGCATGCAGAGCGTCAACTCGGTCGTGAATGTCGCCGGTGACGAAGCCGAGCTGCGGAATGTAGCTGTCGGTCAGCATCTTCGAGAGAGCGATCGACGGAATCAAAAAGGCGAGGATCAGCACGAAGAACTGCACGACCTGCGTCCAGGTAATCCCTTTCATCCCACCGAGCACGGCGAAGAAAGCGACGATCACCATCCCGATCACCACCCCGTATTCGACCGGCACTTTCAGGAAGTGGGAGAAGACGAGCCCGACGCCGCGCATCTGCCCGGCGACGTAAGTGATCGAAACGAAGACGGCGCAGAGCGCGGCGACGATGCGAGCGGTTTCGCTGTAGTAACGTTTGCCGACGAAGTCGGGAACGGTGAACTGCCCGAACTTCCGCAGATAAGGAGCCAACAGCAGCGCCAGGAGCACGTAACCGCCGGTCCAGCCGAGCAGATAAACGGTGCCGTCGTAACCGCTGGCGGCGATCAAACCGGTCATCGAGAGGAACGACGCAGCGCTCATCCAGTCGGCCGCCGTGGCCGCACCGTTGGCGACCGCAGGAACGCCGCCGCCGGCGACGTAAAACTCGCTCGTTTCCTTCACCCGGCTTTGCCAGCCGATGTAGATATAGATGAAGAAGGTGATCGTGACGAAGATGTACGTCCAGACGGTGCTCGACATCTCGAAGAAGCCGAGCAGGGGGGTAATTTCAAACATGGTCGGCACTATTCCTTCACCCCGTACTTCTTATCGAGTTGGTCCATGATCAACGCGTAAGCGAAGACCAGCACGACGAAGACGTACATCGCCCCTTGGTGGCCGAACCAGAATCCGAGGGGGAGACTGCCGATATGCCAGGCGTTTAGGGGCTCGACGAAGAAGACCGAACAGCCGAACGAGACGACTGCCCAGATGAGCATCATGATTACGATGACGAGGAGATTGGCTCGCCAATAAGCGACGTTCGGGCGCGCAGAAGCGGCCGAAGGTTGTTCATCTTGGGGGGAAGACATGCGTAGACCTAAGCAGCAGGAAATTCAGAAACTTTTTGAATTTGCGCCGTCTTAGGGGAATCGAAGAGCCGCCCCGTGTCAAGTAGCGGGGCAATTTTCGGGGTGAAATGGGTGAAGGGCTGCTGCGAGGAAGAATCGAGAGAAAGAATGTTTTAGCGAGCTTTCCTGATTGGTCTCTGGCAGCAACTCAGCTCCGTTCTAGCGTCACTTGTCCAATGATCGCCCAGATCGCGACGAACGCGATACCAAGCCATGCATGGAGAATATCGATAGGCATAGCGTTTTCCAGCTTGTGGTCAGCATTAGCCCATCCGTGTCCGAACTTCACCCGTCCGTGGCAGAAGAAGGTATCGTCGCGCGGCCAGCGCGATTTGTTGAAAAAGATCAACCGACGCTACAGCCGCGATAGCATGACCGCCAAGCAAAGGCGGACGCGACAATCCAATCGCTACAGCTTCCGGTCGGGGGGCGAGAGGACGTGGGGTTGTAACGGATGTAGCGACCGCGGGGCGCTATCATGGGTGCCGTTGCCACGTCTTCGTGGCAATGAAAGTGTATGAGGCGATCGTTTGAGTTGGACGTTCTCCGAGTCCATGAGATCGGACCGTCGACAAGCAGTTGCCAAACCTAGTCCTATTGAAAACGCATACATTGCCACGAAGACGTGGCAACGGCACCCTAATACGGAAGCTGGCGACAACGCCTTACGCGTTCCAGCTGTAGTCGTCCTGGTTCCGGAAGCCTTCCAGCCGCAGCGAGCCGTCCGACAACAGTTCCAGCAGCGAGTAGCCGTTGTGTTCGGCGCCGCTTCCTTCGACCATTGCGACCAGCGTGCAGTAGTGGATCCCGTCGAGCTGCTGGTAGTCGTTTTTGTGGCTGTGTCCTTGGAAGACCGCCTTGACGTTCTTCGACAATTCGAGAATCGTCCGGACGTCGGCGGCGTTGCGGACCATGTGACTGCCGGCGTTATCCAACCGCTGATGGGCGAAGACGACCGTCGGCTTGTCGTTGGCGGCCAGGTCGTCGGCGAGCCACTTCAGCTCTTTCTGCGGCACGTTGGCGTCGGTCCAGACGAAGTTCTTCCGCTGGTAATGCTTCCCTTCGCTGGTGAAGCAAGAGTCCAACACCACGAAGTGCCAATTGCCCCGATCGAAGGAGTAGTACGACTCCTCTTTGCCGACGGCGCCCAGGAATTCGGCCTTGGTCAGCGTGTCGACGCAATGGTTGCCGAGCACATAGTGACGATCGCCGCAGATCTTCTGGAACTCGTCGTTGACCGTCTTCAGATAGCCGAGCTCAGTTTCGACATCGCTGGCCGCGTCGATCAAGTCTCCCAGCTCCACCATCATGTCGAGCTTCGCCGCCGAGAGCTTGTCGCTCGCTTCCATCAACTTGCCGAGGGTCTCGCGATAGTAACGCGTTCCTGCCGGCGGTTTGTCGGCGTGGTGCAGGTCGGTGATCAAGCCGACGCGCAGGTCGATCGAACTTTCGGCGGCCAAGGCGAGCGAACTGCCGGCGGCAGTCAGCAGCAGCGTAGAACCTTGCAAAAACGCACGGCGGTCCAGGCGGACCGGTTGGGAGGCTGGCATGGCGTTGTCGGTGGGTAGGGGAAGGGGGGGGCTTTCAACTACTTTATACGCGAAGGATCTGGCGGACAACAAAAAAAGGACGCCCCCAGCGGAGGCGTCCTCAAATCTTCATCGACTTGTGTGCCGTGGCTTACTTTTCGTCGAGCAGATCAACCGCCGCGAACTTTTGGCCTTCCAGCATCGAGAGGCTCGCGCCGCCGCCGGTCGAGACGTGCGAGACCTGGTCGGCGAAGCCGAGCTGGGCGATCGCCGCGGCGCTGTCGCCGCCGCCGATGATGCTGATTGCGTCGCCGTCGGCGATCGCCTGAGCGACGGCCTTGGTCCCTTCGTCGAACGGCGGCATTTCAAACACGCCCATCGGACCGTTCCAGACGACCGTCTTGGCGCTCTTCACCAGGTCGGCGTACATCTTGGAAGTTTCCGGGCCGATGTCGAGACCTTCAAAGCCGTCCGGGATTTCGCCAGCGGCGCAGATGACCTTGTTGCAGTCCCCCTTAAAGGCGTCGCCGCAATGGGTGTCGACCGGCAGGACCAGCTTGTCGCCGCCGGCGGCGATCAGTTCTTTCGCCAGATCGACTTTGTCTTTTTCGACCAGGCTGCCGCCGACCTTACCGCCGGTCGCCAGCGAGAAGGTGTAAGCCATGGCGCCGCCGATCAGCACCTTGTCGCAGATGCCGAGCAGGTTCTTGATGACCATGATCTTGTCCGAGACCTTGGCGCCGCCGAGGATCGCGACGAACGGACGCTGGGGGCTCTTGATCGCGTCGGTCAGATACTTGATTTCTTTTTCGACCAGGAAGCCGGAGACCTTCGGCTTGTCCCCCATCGCTTCCGGCACGGCGACCATCGAAGCGTCGGTGCGGTGGCAAGTGCCGAAGGCGTCGTTGCAGTAGATGTCGGCCAGCGCGGCGAGCTTGCCGGCGAACTCGGCGTCACCTTTCTTCTCCCCTTTTTCAAAGCGGAGGTTTTCCAGCACCAGGACGTCGCCGTCCTTCAGCGCGGCCGCTTTGGCGACGGCGTCGCTGCCGACCGTATCGGTGGCGAAGGCGACCGCTTTGCCGATCAGCCCGGCCAGCGCTTCGGCGGCCGGCTTCAGGCTGTACTTCGAGTTGTCGGCGCCCGGTTCGGGACGACCCAAGTGGCTCATCAAAATCAAGCGGCCGCCGCGGTCGAGGACCGACTTGATCGACGGCAACGCCATTTCGACGCGGCGGGCGTCGGTCACATTCCCGGCGTCATCCAGCGGAACGTTGAAATCGACGCGCATCAGGACGGTTTTGCCAGCGACGTCGACGTCGGCGATCGATTTTTTGGCCATGAGCTTCTCTCGTTCTATCGGGGGTGAAAATCCTGCTGGGCGACTTGGGGCCCAGGTCATGCTCGTAAACTGCTGCGAAACCGCCACTTTACCCGCGCTGGCCGATCGAGAAAAGCGGCCGCAATTTGCGCACCGATCGCATCGCAAAAACCTGACCTAATGCGGGACAAATTACCCGCCCGCCGCTATAGTGGCGGCGGCACGTCCCCCGCTTGTTTTTCCCCTGAAAGAGCCGCGATGACCACGGTTGAGCCGCCGCCGCAATTGGGTGACGAGGAGGAGGGACTTCCGGCGCAACGAGCGATCGAGCCAGAGGCGCCGGCGTCCCAGTTTCGCTTCTCGATGACGCGGCTGATTATTGCGACGGCGATGGCGCCGTTGCCGCTGCTGTTGATTCATCCGGCGCCGAGACACGAGAAGTACGCCTGGTGCTTCGTACTAAGTTGTTTCACGCTCTTTGCGACGGTTCTTTGGATCAAAGCGCGCGATTTGCCCCGCTTGAATTTGGCGGTGTTCTTCATGGCGCTGCCCGGCATCATGATGATTGCGCCTGTCGCGATTCCAGTTTTTGCGATCTTATTTGCAGTGCCGGCGATGTTTCTCGCCGGAAAGATTTTTCCCCGCTCGGGCAATGAGGAGCGATGCGTACTGAAGTGCAACCAGGTGCTGAAGAGCGCCGCGTATCTCTTGGTGACGATTTATTTTTTCGCCTGGGTTGCGATTACGATCTGCTTCACTCAAAGACCAGCGCATTTCTCGATCGGGCTGGTAGGGATGTTCGTATTGGGGGCATTGGTACCGGTCAATTTCTATTGGATCGCAACTTGTCCTGATCAAGATCTCGACCAGCGACCGGAGTTAGCCTTTTGGTTTGAAACAACGATGGTATTAATCCCTGCCGCCGTACTGTTTGCGACGCTGCGCGTGATAAGGATCTATATCTAGTGCATGACGCATTGGAGCAACCCGAAGAGACGAGAGTCAAGCGACGGGAACTGCCGCCGCAGGAAGAGCCTTCGCGCTGGCGTTTTTCGGTCACGCGGTTGATCGTCGCGACGGCGATGGCGCCGTTGCCATACTGGATGATTCCAACCAACGATGAGGCGGCGAGGATAGCGCTCGCGGTCAGTTCGCTAGCGGTAGCTGGCTTCGTGCTGTTGGTGCGAGCTCGCCATTTGCCGCGAATTAATCTCACGTTGCAACTGGGAATGCTGGGGATGTTGTTTAGCTCGTGTTGCTTTCCGTGGCACTTGCTCCCATTTGCTCCGGCGCTGGGACTGGCCTGTTCCTTCGCCGTCGCGTTTTTCTTAACTGAGGCGATTTTTCCTTCGCGCGTGGTAAATGGACGACAGCCAATTACTCCCAAGGTGAAAAGCGTCTTGAAAACGGGGATGTTTCCCTTTGGTTTTTTGTTTTTGATCGTCATTCTCATGACGGTCATGATGCCTGCGGGGCGAAGCGATAGCGGCGTCGTTTTTCTCAAGATGCTGGCGATTGATCTGCTGATGCTGGTCTTGTTGGGGCTGAACGTCGACGCTTGGATTCATGGCGTCGATAAAACGCTCGACGAGCGCCCCGATCTTGGCTATCGGTACGAAGCGACGACGCTGTTGCTTCCGGTCGCGGCGATCGTAATCTTCCTGCGAACCTTTCCGAGTGAAGTTCCGTGACGGTAGAGCGTAGGAAAGTCGACGATTCCGCCGAATCACAGCCTTTACGGTCAGCCGGTTCGCGTCCGTCGATCGCACGTTTGGTCATCGCGATCGCCGCCGCGTCTTTGCCGCTGCTGATGATTCGCGAGGATCAGCCGGACGGCGCCGTTTACTTCGGCATGAGCAGCGTGACCCTCTTTCTGGCGGCGCTCTGGATGAAGGCGCGTCAGCTGCCGTTTTTGAATCTCGCGTTGGTTCCGCTGGTCGCGATCGCCTATCTCGTTGCATTCGGCGCCTCGTTTCGACCGCTTTACGGCATCGAGATTGACTCGATTTACGTCGTGGTGCTACTAGGACTCGTTTATTATGCGGCGCTGTTCCTGATCAGTCGCCTGTCGGCGGTTCGTCAGGCGGTGAATCGGACGGCGTGGGTGTTGTATTCTGGTGTGCCAGCGTACGCCTTTTTTATTGCCGCCACGAGTCGCCTGGTCGAGGTCGATCCTGCTATGCCGTCGCCACATGCTTTGATCGCGTGTAACTTGTTGCGAGTCTGGTTCGGTTTGTTGACCGTGGCGAATCTTTACTGGGCCGGGACCGACCGGGGAGAAATGTTGGACGAGCGGCCTGATCTGGGCGTACAGTACGAAGCGACGATGGTCGGGCTCCCGTACGTCGCCCTCTTTTTGTTCCTGCGGATGATGCGCAACGCATGGTAGCGAGCGAAGAGGAGAACGACTTTCCGGAAGAAGCGGCGCCGACCGAAGAGCGGCAGCCGCGGGACTTGTTCGTGCCGTTTCGCTTTTCACTCACGCGTCTGGCGGTGGCGATAGTCGCGGCGACGCTACCGCTGTTGTTTATCTCGGACTGGAACCGGGAGTATGGTTGGATCTTTTGCATCAGCAGCGTCGCGATCGCCGGAGTGGTCATTCGAGTCCACGCGGCCGACCTGCCTCGACTGAACGTTGCGTTTCAGTTGATCGTTCCCTGCATCGCGTTGTTCGCTTGCGGGATGTGCTGCGTTCCTTTCATCTTTCCCGCGATTGCAGGAATCGGCGCCTCGTTTTACTTCGCGTATCTGATGTTTCCCCGAGAAGCCGGCGACGAACATGAGCCTACGTCGACCATCTTCCTCTGGCTGTCCGGGATCTTCCCCTTTTTCCTGCTCTGCATGGCGGCGCTATTCATGTCGTTTGGGCGACGCATGTCGACGCCGATTCCCAGCGACAGCTATCTTCCCATTGTCTTGATGCCGACCATTTTCGCGCTGCTGACGGCGATCAATTTGTACTGGTTTGCGACCGATCCTGACGAACCGCTGGACGATAATCCGACGAGAGCGTATCTGTATGAATTGACGCTCGTGTTGGCGCCCTGTGCGACGCTCTTTTGGTATTGGGGGAAGGTTTGAAGGAAAGGAGGCGGC is part of the Blastopirellula sediminis genome and harbors:
- a CDS encoding sodium:solute symporter family protein → MFEITPLLGFFEMSSTVWTYIFVTITFFIYIYIGWQSRVKETSEFYVAGGGVPAVANGAATAADWMSAASFLSMTGLIAASGYDGTVYLLGWTGGYVLLALLLAPYLRKFGQFTVPDFVGKRYYSETARIVAALCAVFVSITYVAGQMRGVGLVFSHFLKVPVEYGVVIGMVIVAFFAVLGGMKGITWTQVVQFFVLILAFLIPSIALSKMLTDSYIPQLGFVTGDIHDRVDALHAELGFKAYTEPFTNRSQLNVFLTMFALMAGTAGLPHVIVRFYTVANVRAARYSAGWALLFIALLYTAAPTMALFARYNLLSTLNGAKVVNIDEAENDDGEKTGQKIYHLASVGEDGTEKPIHWINTWQVTHLIEFDDKDGDGVISLKKDGDKYAEATIDKDILVLATPEVAGLPAWIVAIVATGGLAAALSTAAGLLLVISSSIAHDLYIHFVDPHASEAKRLTVARIMILLAIVVAGYFGIIKPGFIGEVVAFAFGLAAASFFPIVFLGIFDRRTNREGAICGMVVGILFTGGYILACKANVILPFLFSEPLITPMFAGWTEGGISPESIGAVGCALNFIVTLVVSRLTPAPPEEIQQLVDEVRIPRGSHAPEAHFDESDAEADNP
- a CDS encoding DUF4212 domain-containing protein, with translation MSSPQDEQPSAASARPNVAYWRANLLVIVIMMLIWAVVSFGCSVFFVEPLNAWHIGSLPLGFWFGHQGAMYVFVVLVFAYALIMDQLDKKYGVKE
- a CDS encoding metallophosphoesterase family protein, which produces MPASQPVRLDRRAFLQGSTLLLTAAGSSLALAAESSIDLRVGLITDLHHADKPPAGTRYYRETLGKLMEASDKLSAAKLDMMVELGDLIDAASDVETELGYLKTVNDEFQKICGDRHYVLGNHCVDTLTKAEFLGAVGKEESYYSFDRGNWHFVVLDSCFTSEGKHYQRKNFVWTDANVPQKELKWLADDLAANDKPTVVFAHQRLDNAGSHMVRNAADVRTILELSKNVKAVFQGHSHKNDYQQLDGIHYCTLVAMVEGSGAEHNGYSLLELLSDGSLRLEGFRNQDDYSWNA
- a CDS encoding phosphoglycerate kinase encodes the protein MAKKSIADVDVAGKTVLMRVDFNVPLDDAGNVTDARRVEMALPSIKSVLDRGGRLILMSHLGRPEPGADNSKYSLKPAAEALAGLIGKAVAFATDTVGSDAVAKAAALKDGDVLVLENLRFEKGEKKGDAEFAGKLAALADIYCNDAFGTCHRTDASMVAVPEAMGDKPKVSGFLVEKEIKYLTDAIKSPQRPFVAILGGAKVSDKIMVIKNLLGICDKVLIGGAMAYTFSLATGGKVGGSLVEKDKVDLAKELIAAGGDKLVLPVDTHCGDAFKGDCNKVICAAGEIPDGFEGLDIGPETSKMYADLVKSAKTVVWNGPMGVFEMPPFDEGTKAVAQAIADGDAISIIGGGDSAAAIAQLGFADQVSHVSTGGGASLSMLEGQKFAAVDLLDEK